The following DNA comes from Nocardia sp. XZ_19_385.
GGCGCACGCCGGGTACCCGCATGGCAGCGCGCTCGATGTCGGTCGGGTAGATGTTGCGCCCGCCCATGATGATGACGTCCTTGATCCGGCCGCACACCACCGTCAGGCCCTCTTCGGTGAAGTAGCCGATGTCACCGGTGTCGAGCCAGCCGTCGGCGTCCCGGGCCGGGCGGAAGCCCTCGACCGTCACATAGCCGGAAGTTACCGCGGGACCGCGTAATTCGATGACGCCGACCGAGCGGGTGGGCAGCGGCTGACGTTCGGAGTCGACGATGCGGCCCTCGAGTCCGTCGACCAGGTACCCGAGGGTCGGGAGTCTGCGGACATTGCCGTGGTGGGCGTGGTCGTCGGAGACCGGTACCGCTTTGCCGAGCGCTTCCAGCAGATCGGCGTCGATGAGATCGACCACCTGACCCTTCCCTGGATCCGGAATAGACACGGCCAGAGTCGTTTCCGCCATCCCGTAGACGGGGGTGAGCGCCATCGGGTTCAGCCCGAAGCGCTTGCCCGAGGCGGCGAGCGCGTCCATGGTGTCGGGATCCACCGGCTCCGCGCCGTTCCACATGTACCGGACACAGCTCAGGTCCAGGGAACCCTCCGCGGCCTGCTTCAGGCGACGGGCCAGCAGTGAGTAGGCGAAATTCGGTGCCGCCGTGACCGTTCCGCGGTACTTGTGGATCAGCTCGGCCCACAGCAGTGGCCGCATCAGGAAGTCGATCGGCGTCACACACACCACCTCTGCGCCGAATTGCATGGGCACACTGAGGAATCCGACCATGCCCATGTCATGGAACAGCGGCAGCCAGCTGACCATCACATCCTGATCGAGCTGGTATTTGACGCGGTTGAACATGTCGTAGGCGTTGACGAAGAAGTTGCCGTGCGTGATCTGCACGGCCTTCGGCACGCCGGTCGACCCGGAAGTCAACTGCTGTAGGGCGATATCGGCTTCACCGGTCGGCAGCGGGTCGGTGTCGGGGCCGTCGGGTAGCTGATCGATGCGGACCACCGTGATCCCGCGTTCCCGCAGGATCGGTTCGGCGGCTTCGAACGGAGCGCCGAGCACGACGGCCCGCGCCTCGATCATGTGCAGCACGGTCTCGGTGTCGCGCGCCCACACCACCAGATCGGTGCGCGGTGTCGGCTGGTGCAGCATGGTGATCGAGGCGCCGCGCATCCAGATGGCCTGGCAGACCGGGGCGATATCGACCGGCATGCCCGCGAGCACGCCGACCGCGTCACCGTGCCCG
Coding sequences within:
- a CDS encoding fatty acyl-AMP ligase, yielding MSRFTDEMYATAQSSRRGLVTGEPNAPKRQTWGEIHRLARRMAGGLAEAGIGHGDAVGVLAGMPVDIAPVCQAIWMRGASITMLHQPTPRTDLVVWARDTETVLHMIEARAVVLGAPFEAAEPILRERGITVVRIDQLPDGPDTDPLPTGEADIALQQLTSGSTGVPKAVQITHGNFFVNAYDMFNRVKYQLDQDVMVSWLPLFHDMGMVGFLSVPMQFGAEVVCVTPIDFLMRPLLWAELIHKYRGTVTAAPNFAYSLLARRLKQAAEGSLDLSCVRYMWNGAEPVDPDTMDALAASGKRFGLNPMALTPVYGMAETTLAVSIPDPGKGQVVDLIDADLLEALGKAVPVSDDHAHHGNVRRLPTLGYLVDGLEGRIVDSERQPLPTRSVGVIELRGPAVTSGYVTVEGFRPARDADGWLDTGDIGYFTEEGLTVVCGRIKDVIIMGGRNIYPTDIERAAMRVPGVRPGNAVAVRLDAGQKRESFAVVVESNDHQNTDEVKRMEREIVHEVVSEVGVRPRTVAVLGPGALPKTSSGKLRRAATAIHLH